CGCAGGACCGCGCCAAAGAGAAGCTTTCCAAAGATTACACCCGTCCGCGCGAAGTGCCGCTGCTGTTCGGCAAGGCCTTCATTCTGGGCGCGGCGGATGTCGTGCCCGGCGTGAGCGGCGGCACCATGGCGCTGATTCTCGGTATCTACAAGCGCATGCTCAACGCCATCAAAAGCGTGGATGTCACCGCCATCCGGCAGCTGCTCACCTTTCAGCTCGCCGCCGTTTTTGCGCGCGTGCACTGGCGCTTCGGGATCACGCTGGGACTGGGGATTTTTTCGGCCCTGGTGTTTTTTACGCGCGTCGTGCCGCTGCCGGTGTACATGTACAGCGATCCGGAATTGATTTACGGGCTCTTTTTCGGCCTCATTGCCGGCTCCATCGTGCTGCTGCTGCTGGCGCTGGGGCAGTTCAACTGGAAGATCGGGCTCGCCATCGCGGCGGGCACGCTGATCGGGTTTCAGATCGTGACGCTGGTGCCGACCGATACGCCCGACCATCCGCTGTTTCTGATCCTCACGGGCATGCTGTCCATTTCCGCCCTGGTGCTGCCCGGCATTTCGGGTTCCTTCATCCTGCTCATTCTGCGCAAATATGACACCATTTTGGGCTCCATCGGCATGCTGGGCGGTCCGCAGACGGTTGAGGCCCTGTTCATTCTCGTGCCCTTCGGCATTGGCGTTGTGTTCGGGCTCGGCGCCTTCGCGCGCATACTTTCCTGGCTGCTCGACCGCTACTATGTGGTCACCCTCTGCATCCTGATTGGCTTCATGGCGGGTTCGCTCTATATCATCTGGCCGTTTCAGGAGCGTACTTTTGTGCCGTCGGAGCGACCGCAGCTGGTTTCGGTCGATAGCGGACTCGCGCGCATGGCTGCCGAAAGCGAGCCGACACTGCGGGCGCCGCAGTATCTTGTGCTGGGGGAGGTCGTCAATCCCGACGCCCCGGAAGCGGAACAGGAGGTGGAGGTAATTGTGGTGAAGAATCAGCTGATTGCAAGCGTGCCTTT
This genomic stretch from Cyclonatronum proteinivorum harbors:
- a CDS encoding DUF368 domain-containing protein, coding for MNPSPEKQSAQDRAKEKLSKDYTRPREVPLLFGKAFILGAADVVPGVSGGTMALILGIYKRMLNAIKSVDVTAIRQLLTFQLAAVFARVHWRFGITLGLGIFSALVFFTRVVPLPVYMYSDPELIYGLFFGLIAGSIVLLLLALGQFNWKIGLAIAAGTLIGFQIVTLVPTDTPDHPLFLILTGMLSISALVLPGISGSFILLILRKYDTILGSIGMLGGPQTVEALFILVPFGIGVVFGLGAFARILSWLLDRYYVVTLCILIGFMAGSLYIIWPFQERTFVPSERPQLVSVDSGLARMAAESEPTLRAPQYLVLGEVVNPDAPEAEQEVEVIVVKNQLIASVPFVPQLAQAETDERLSAGRSAVFRGYSMMLTGLAAVLLLGFVSRKMGGDTL